Within Deltaproteobacteria bacterium, the genomic segment GGCCGACCATTTGGCCAGCGACGGACCAAATGTTGCCGCTATTGAGAAATACTTTTTCGACATCTTCACTGGCACCACCAAACAAGCTCGTCAGGCCGATACGAGGAAAAAAGTTCGCCTGTGCCACACCAACCCGTGCGTTCGCAGCAATCAGCAACTGTTCTGCCTGGCGAATATCTGGGCGCCGTTCCAATAGCTGTGATGGCAATCCCGGTGGTGTATTGGGAGGAAACATGTGGTCAGTTAACCCAGCGCCGCGTGGGACCGGTCCAGGGGCGCGCCCAAGAAGAAGGGAAATCTGATTCTCCTTAGCAACAATGAATCGCTCGAGATTCGCAATCACTGCCACCGTCGAGGCAAGAGCAGCCTCAGCGCGTGAGGTCTCCAGCTTTGACGCTACGCCAAGTTGTAGTCGACGAGAGAAGAGATCAAGGGTTTTTTGGAAAGATTCAGACGTCCGCCGGGCAATCTCCAATTCAAGATCAAACTCGCGCAATTCGAAGTATGCCTGCGCAACGTCACTCACTAAGGAGAGAACAACGCCACGCCGGAACTCTTCGCTCGCAAGCAACTCCGCGATCGCTGCATCGGTCGAGTGACGAATCCGACCCCACACATCAGCCTCCCAGGCAAGATTGAAAATCCCTCTGAAGGCATAGTTTTCTTGTCCGCGCGGAGTCACCACAGAAAGTTGGGAAATATTTGCGGAACGGCCTACCCCTCCGTCGTAACCAATCTGAGGAAAAAACTCCGCGCGTGCGACCCCATACAAAGCTCGTGCTTGTTCAACACGCGAAGCGGCAATACGGAGGTCGTAATTATTCTTGAGTGCTTCGTTAATTAACCCGCTCAAGGCCTCATCACGAAACACATCCCACCAAGGGAGATCGGCAAAGGCGGTTGCTTCGGGGATGCCAACATGGCTGCGATAATCATCGAGGGCAACTGTCGTTGGGCGTTGATACTGTGGACCAAGAGAACAAGAAGTTATTGTCAAGCTCGTCAAAAAAACAACCACTACCAACATCTTCATAATCAATCTGTTACTCCTTCAGCCACCACCGCTTCAGTTCTTTGCAGTGCGGGAGTTCGCTCTTTGCGGCCCGTTAGTCTTTCGATCGCCACAAAGAGTACTGGCACGAGAAAAATACCGATGAGCGTTGCGGTCAGCATACCGACGATTACCACTGTTCCGAGAATTTGTCTCGCGACAGCTCCGGCACCAAAGGCTCCCCATAAGGGTACGCAACCGAGGGTAAACGCAAACGAGGTCATCAGAATC encodes:
- a CDS encoding efflux transporter outer membrane subunit is translated as MKMLVVVVFLTSLTITSCSLGPQYQRPTTVALDDYRSHVGIPEATAFADLPWWDVFRDEALSGLINEALKNNYDLRIAASRVEQARALYGVARAEFFPQIGYDGGVGRSANISQLSVVTPRGQENYAFRGIFNLAWEADVWGRIRHSTDAAIAELLASEEFRRGVVLSLVSDVAQAYFELREFDLELEIARRTSESFQKTLDLFSRRLQLGVASKLETSRAEAALASTVAVIANLERFIVAKENQISLLLGRAPGPVPRGAGLTDHMFPPNTPPGLPSQLLERRPDIRQAEQLLIAANARVGVAQANFFPRIGLTSLFGGASEDVEKVFLNSGNIWSVAGQMVGPIIQGGRLTSLHQAAITQWEQAKLRYEQSVITALREVSNALINQQKLAEVRKGQERAVAALQESVRLSTLRYTGGFAGYFEVIEAQLQLFPAENALAQTRRDQLIAVVQLYRALGGGWAAYAEQPQLPLKWEEVVRP